In one Culex quinquefasciatus strain JHB chromosome 2, VPISU_Cqui_1.0_pri_paternal, whole genome shotgun sequence genomic region, the following are encoded:
- the LOC6039942 gene encoding uncharacterized protein LOC6039942 isoform X2, translated as MGHRLLILAIVGLGSLYVLHLLAQDFMKLSKPLFMASGKRDTSLFNRTSELINFEQHIDWNRILKHDPFKCSQSLICQIAAGAEMKNSAANAIYEFVQYSVENNKNVPSRIKQSFERGLSFNQFNEIDYSNCFAHYPLCIYSAKTMLKLLDLHTKLFQPWT; from the exons ATGGGTCATAG ACTTCTTATACTGGCTATTGTTGGACTTGGATCGCTGTACGTTTTGCATCTGCTTGCGCAAGACTTTATGAAACTGTCGAAACCCCTCTTCATGGCGTCTGGGAAACGTGACACATCTTTATTCAATCGAACCAGTGAACTTATA AACTTTGAACAGCACATAGACTGGAACAGGATATTAAAGCACGACCCATTCAAGTGCTCACAATCCCTTATTTGCCAAATAGCAGCTGGAGCTGAAATGAAAAATTCCGCGGCAAATGCAATCTACGAATTTGTACA GTACAGTGTAGAAAACAACAAGAACGTTCCCAGCCGGATAAAGCAATCTTTCGAGCGGGGGCTCAGTTTCAATCAATTTAACGAGATAGATTACAGCAACTGCTTTGCACACTATCCACTTTGCATATACTCGGCGAAAACTATGCTCAAACTGCTGGATCTGCACACCAAATTATTTCAACCATGGACCTAG
- the LOC6039942 gene encoding uncharacterized protein LOC6039942 isoform X1 yields the protein MYNSILAGKMGLRLLILAIVGLGSLYVLHLLAQDFMKLSKPLFMASGKRDTSLFNRTSELINFEQHIDWNRILKHDPFKCSQSLICQIAAGAEMKNSAANAIYEFVQYSVENNKNVPSRIKQSFERGLSFNQFNEIDYSNCFAHYPLCIYSAKTMLKLLDLHTKLFQPWT from the exons ATGTACAATTCAATATTAGCTGGAAAAATGGGACTAAG ACTTCTTATACTGGCTATTGTTGGACTTGGATCGCTGTACGTTTTGCATCTGCTTGCGCAAGACTTTATGAAACTGTCGAAACCCCTCTTCATGGCGTCTGGGAAACGTGACACATCTTTATTCAATCGAACCAGTGAACTTATA AACTTTGAACAGCACATAGACTGGAACAGGATATTAAAGCACGACCCATTCAAGTGCTCACAATCCCTTATTTGCCAAATAGCAGCTGGAGCTGAAATGAAAAATTCCGCGGCAAATGCAATCTACGAATTTGTACA GTACAGTGTAGAAAACAACAAGAACGTTCCCAGCCGGATAAAGCAATCTTTCGAGCGGGGGCTCAGTTTCAATCAATTTAACGAGATAGATTACAGCAACTGCTTTGCACACTATCCACTTTGCATATACTCGGCGAAAACTATGCTCAAACTGCTGGATCTGCACACCAAATTATTTCAACCATGGACCTAG